TATTCGCCAATGCTGAAAAAATAAGAAGCGAGTTTGTTTTAAAAGTTTGTGGTGTTGTGCGCCAAAGGCCTGCTGGGACAATAAACCCAAACATACCAAGCGGTTCTGTTGAAATTGTCTGTAGTGAACTTGAAGTTATAAATACCTGCCCCTCTTTGCCGTTTGAAATATCAGATTATACCGAGACATCAGAAGAATTGCGCCTTAAATACCGTTACTTAGATCTAAGGCGGCCGGCTGTGCAAAAAAACTTTATTTTAAGACATAAAATTACCCATGCGGCAAGGAATTTTTTAAACGAGAATGGTTTTATAGAAATAGAAACTCCGATGTTAACCAAATCAACACCTGAAGGAGCGCGCGATTTTTTGGTGCCAGCCCGTCAAAGCCCGGGTATGTATTTTGCGCTACCTCAGTCGCCTCAATTGTATAAACAAATACTAATGGTTTCTGGTTTTGATAGATATTACCAGGTAGCTCGTTGTTTCCGCGATGAAGACCTTCGTGCTGACCGTCAGCCGGAGTTTACTCAAATAGATTTAGAGCTTTCTTTTGCAGATGAAAAAGATATTATGAAAATTATAGAGGGAATGCTAAAGGTAATTTTTGATGTTGTCGGTATTTCTATTACAACTCCATTTCCTTTAATGCCGTATGCGCACGCAATGCTTCGTTATGGCAGTGACAAGCCCGATATTCGTTTTGATATGGAAATAGAAGATTTTACTCAAGATTTAGCCAATTGTGGCTTTAAGGTTTTTTCTTCTGTTGTGCAAAGTGGCGGTGTGGTGCGTGGTATTTGTTTTGAAGGTGGCGCTAAAGCATCGCGTTCTGACATTGAAGAGCTAACAAAATTTGTTGCAAACTTTGGAGCCAGAGGGCTTGCCTGGATAAAACATACCGAGGCAGGTTATGAGTCAAGCATCGTAAAATTTTTTACTCCGGATGATTTAGTGAGAATATCAAATAAATTTAACTCAAAGCCGGGTTCTTTGTGGCTTTTCCTTGCGGACAATCAATCAATAGTTGCACAAGGGCTTGGGGCTTTGCGTATAAAAATTGCAAAAGAAAATGCAATGATACCTCCTGGGCGTTTTGATTTCTTGTGGGTAACCGATTTTCCGCTTCTAGAATGGGACAGTGAAGAAAAAAGGTGGAATGCTATGCACCATCCTTTTACTTCGCCAAAAGAAGAAGATTTTGCGCTATTAGATGATACTTCAAAAGGTGCTGACCTTAGAGCAAGAGCATATGATGTTGTTTTAAATGGTGTTGAGCTTGGCGGCGGTTCAATAAGAATACACCGTAAAGAAATACAAGAAAAAATGTTTTCATTAATAAATACAACCCCACAGCAAGCTAAAGAAAAGTTTGGTTTCTTGCTTGATGCTCTAAGTTATGGTGCGCCTCCTCACGGCGGTATAGCACTTGGCTTAGACCGCCTTTGTGCCTTAATTGCGGGAGAAGAATCAATTAGAGAAGTTATTGCGTTTCCAAAAACGCAAAAGGGTTCTTGCCCACTCTCGGGCGCTCCAGCTTTAGTAAGCGAAAAGCAGCTTAAAGAGTTAGGCATAAAGCCCGTATCAATAATTAAAAATAATGGAAGTTAAATAGTAATTGCAAAAAGTGGTTACCAAAAAAATATATCTTAAAAGTTCTGCTCAGGCAATCTCACTTATGGGTCAGCAGGATGAAAATATCAGAAAGATAGAACGAGATTTTGGTGTGCAGATTTTTGTGCGCCAGAGCGCTCAGAGCGGAGAATTTTCACTTGTTGTTCGCGGTCCCGATAAAAAAGTTGAAAGAGCTCTTGGTGAGTTAGACGAAATGCGCAATCAAAATGAAACCTTGCCAAATAGTATTTTAGGCAATAAAAAAAATACCGCGGTTTCTTGCAACACCAAAGAAGAAATATTTATAACCTTCCAAGGCAGAAAAATACTACCCAGAAGTAATAATCAAAAAAAATATGTAGATGCAATAGCTTCTTATGATATGGTTTTTGGCATTGGTCCGGCCGGAAGCGGTAAAACCTATCTTGCGGTTGCCTGTGCGTTAAGGGCACTTGCAGTCGGAAGTGTTTCGCGCATTGTGCTTACAAAGCCTGTGGTGGAAGCCGGGGAACGGCTTGGGTTTTTGCCGGGTGATTTGTACGATAAAATCAACCCTTATTTAAAACCGCTTTACGATGCTTTTCTTTCAATGATTGGCAGTGAACGGTTTAGGTTTTACAGGGAAGAAGAAACCGTAGAGATAGTACCGCTTGCCTATATGCGCGGGCGGACATTAGATAACGCCTTTCTTATTTTAGATGAGGCACAAAACACCACTTTAGAACAAATGAAAATGTTTTTAACCAGAATGGGCACTGGCAGCAAAATAATAGTTACCGGCGATATAACCCAAATAGATTTAGAGAACAAAAACAATTGCGGCCTTGTTGAAGCGCAAAAATTATTTTCTAAAATTAACGATATAAAGTTTATACATTTCCAACAAGATGATATTGTGCGCCACCCGTTAGTTAAAAAAATAATTATGGCTTATGGGTCAGATAACAAAAATATAGGCGGTAAAAATGTTCAATAAATACTTTAGAACACCGCTTAAAAAAATTCTTAGTGCCTTTTTGCACACTCTTGAAAAAACTGAGAGCTCTCAAACACTGCGCGGTCAAGAAAAAAGTATTTGGAATAAAGAAATAAACCTACCTCCCGCACTTGTGGCATTTTTATGTATTCTTGTTTTCTTTATTGTGCTTTTATTTGCCGTTGGTTTTTCTTTTGCAAAAATAGCCGCGCTTGTTATACTGCTTACACTGATAGTTTCGTTTATTCTTTTTTATCTATTTGCAGACAATAGAGATTTTCTTGCTGACGCCGATGGGGTAATGCTGCTGGGTTTTTTGTTTATTGTGGCGGCACTTTTAATGCAGTTATTTAAAAATTGGAATGCCTCGCTTGCTACGCCAATTGCTGGTTTTGCTGTACTTTTTGGAATGTTACTTTCCAGGCGTATTGCATTGCTTTCTGCCGCGCTTTTAAGCATAGTTATGGGCATAATAAACTCTTTTAGCATGGAGTACTTTTTGGTGAGCATTTTCGGCTCGCTGGCAGGAATTGTTTTTGTTGATAAAATAAGATCAAGAAATGATATTACAAAGCTTGGTATAAAAATAGCTTCAGTAAATATTGTTGCCATAACAGCAATTCACCTGTTTTTTCTTTGGCCAATACACACTTACGAAATGAACTGTCTTTGGGGTGCTCTAAACGGTTTTGCTTCTGCAATAATGGTGCTTGCGTTCCTGCCGTATCTTGAGAGTTTTTTTTCAAAAACAACAAAGATAAAACTATTAGAGTTAGCTGATTTTAATCACCCACTTCTTCGTCGTTTAATGCTTGAGGCCCCCGGCACATATCATCACTCATTAATGGTTGCATCAATTGCGGAACAGGCGGCAGAGGCAATAGGGGCAAACTCGTTGCTTGCAAGGGTTGGTTCATATTATCACGATATAGGAAAACTCGCAAAGCCAGAGTACTTTATTGAAAATGCAAATAAATCGCAAAATCCGCACGACTCGCTAAGTGCTGCTATGTCAAGTCTGGTTATAATCGCACATATAAAAGACGGTTTTGCCCTTGCGCAAAAACACAAGCTTGATAAAGTTATAACTGACCTAATTGTGCAGCATCATGGTACATCGCTTGTTAGATTTTTTTATCACAGGGCACTTGAACAAGACGAGCAGGCAAACATAGAAAACTTTCGTTATAAGGGCATAAAACCTCAAACAAAAGTTGCTGCTATTTTAATGCTTGCCGACTCTGTTGAAGCCGCAAGCAGATCGCTTGAAGATTACTCAGCAGGGAAACTAAAAGATATTGTAGAAACCATAGTCAATAATAAATTTACCGATGGCCAATTTTCACAATGCCCGATAACTTTGCAAGACCTGCACAATATTTCGCAAAGTATGCTTGTATCGTTAAGCGGCATATACCACACAAGAATTTCTTATGAAAAAGATTAACTTAATAATTCCTTCTCCCAAACTCACCCTCACCTCAATCCTCTCCCATCGAAGGAGAGGAAGAAAAGACAATTGCAACACAATCTGCAAGGGAGAGGAAGAAAGAATTAGAACCGCTGATACCACTCAGCTTGGTGGGCGGAGATTCATTAATAAATTTTTGTTTGCTAACTTCCCAAAAGAGCATCTAAAAATATTGCGTTTTGCATCAGTGCTTGCGGTAAATGCCTGCGGTATAAAAGCAAACGATATTTGTTTTGTGCTTGTAGATGACAAAAAAATAAAATCACTCAATAAAAAATACATCAAATCAAACAAAATAACGGATGTAATTTCTTTTTCTTATAATACAGAGGCAATAGAAGGTGATATTTACATAGCAAGTGGCAGGTCAAAAAAACAAGCACAGTGGCAAGCTCACAGCTGGCGCAATGAACTAATTTATTTGGTGTTGCATGGTGTATTGCACCTTGCGGGTTACACCGATTATTCACCAAGCCAAAAGAAAAAAATGTTTACATTACAAGACAAACTCTTCGCAAAAATAGTAAAATAACAACATATGCTTTCACCTTTAATTTCAGTTCTTATCTTTGTTTTTCTGCTTTTTCTTTTTGCGGCGTCTGCTTTTTGGTCGGCTGCGGAAACGGCGCTTGCAAGCTTATCAAAGTACAGAATAAAAAAACTCATCGCCTTAAATAAAATCCTTGCAGGCCCATTAAGCCAGTGGCTAAAATCACCCTATTACATACTTACAACTGTTCTTGTGGGTAATACGGTAAATGACCTGGTGCTTAGCTATATGGCAACAATTCTTGCCATCAATATGCTTCTTTCTGTTTCAGGTGGTCTAAAACGCGAGGTGTTAGAGTTTTTTGTTTGGCTTTTGGTAACATTTTTACTTTTGATTATTGGCGAAATAGCTCCAAAAATATATGGGCGCAGAAACCCCGAAAAAGTTACACTCTCTGTTTTGCCGGTGCTTGCAAGGTTAGTAGCATTATTTAGACCGGTGTTTGACCCACTAATAGCTTGTGCAAGAAAGTTCTTTCCTAAGTTAAACATAATGCCATTTAGCAAGTTTAATTTTTTAAGTATTGAAGAGATAAGAGGGTTGATAAAACAGACAGATACAACAAAAGCATTAGGCAATGAAGCAAGCACGATGTTAGATAGAGCACTATTGCTTGGTGATATGGCGGTAGCTGTTATAATGACACCATTGGAAAAAATTGAGTCGGTAAAGGCAGATCTGCCGGAAGAGCGGTTTATAGATTTAGTTGTAGAAACAGGCAGGAGCAGGATACCTGTTTATAAAGGAACACCTGATAAAATAATTGGTTTTATACACTCAAAAGATATGCTCGCAGAGTGTCGCTTAAACAAAAAAGGCAGTTGTATAGATGAGCTTTTGCGCCCGCCATATTTTATCACAGCAGAAAAAAAAGTTTACGACCTGCTTAATGACTTTCAAACCGGCAAAACTCATATTGCTTTTGTAAAAGATGTTTTTGGCGTTGTTTGCGGTATGGTTACACTTGAAGATGTTTTAGAAGAGATAGTTGGCGACATATTAGATGAAGCTGAGTTGGGGAGAAGAAACAGTGGAAATACTGCTGTTAGTAAAAATTAAACTTATACTATTTGTTTTATCTATTTTATCCATTGCATACTTTGCAGGTGCTGAAATCGCGCTTACCAGCACGAACGCGCTTACTTTTTCCGCGCTTAAAAATAAACATCCTCGCAATAAACGCTGGATATTATTATGGGAAGAACACCCAAATGAAATACTTGCATCAATACTTATCGGTACAAACCTTTCTATGGTTGGGGCCGCGGTTGTGGGTTCATCCATTGCATTAGATTTAAGCGCCCCAGGTGGTTTAAAGCTGTCTTACGAAGTTATTGCTTTTATTGCATCTATAGTTGTTATTACTATCACACTATTTTTTGGTGAGCTTATACCTAAAATTGCAAGCCGTTACTTTCCCGAAAGAGTTTCACTTTTAGTGCTTCCGATTTTAGGCCCGATGAACCGCGTGGTGTACCCAATAAGCCGATTCCTCATTAGAATTTCTGAAAAGTTAATCTGGTTATTTGACAGAAAAAAATCGCACGAAACACCTTTTATCAGGCCTGAAGAGCTAAAAGTATTGTTGCTTAATGACGAAACATTACCGCTTTCAAACCCTGCAAGAAATATAATCAGCAATATTATAGATTTTCGCCAAACACGCATAAGTAAAATAATGGTTCCGCGTACAGAAATTCAAGCAGTAGATTTAAACCAAAGCGCAGAAAATGTAATTGAACAAATAATAGAAAAAGGTTTCTCGCGCATACCGGTTTATCGTGGTTCCATAGATAACATAGTTGGTATAATCTACAGCAAAGATGTAATACTTGCATGGCGCGACGGCACATTGTTTTTGCTTGAAGACCTTCTTAGGCCGGTGTATTTTGTGCCTTCATCTGCCAAAATTGACCATGTATTAAGAGAGTTTAAAAAAGGGCACCAGCATATGGCAATTGTGGTAGATGAGTTTGGCTCAACAGTCGGGCTTGCTACAATTGAAGATATTGTAGAAGAAATTGTAGGTGAAATTTGGGATGAGTCAGATGATGTGCGCGCAAAGGGCATTTTTTCTATGCCAGATAACTCTTACCTTATAAAAGCCACAGAAACCTTAAGTAAGGTAAATCGTGAGCTAAAACTCTCTTTGCCGTCGCAGGAGTTTGCCACAATGAGTGGGTGGGTGCTAGACCTATTTGGTAAAATTCCTCACCCGGGTGAGAAAGTTATCTGGGGCGAGTTGGAAGTAGAAATAATAGATGCCGATAAAAGAAAGGTGCGGGAAATACAAATAAAAAAAATAGAAAATAAAAACAGTAAAATAATTTAAAAGATCTCTTTACCGACATAACTTTTATGTATTATAATATAAACGCATTGGTTTTAAATACAAAAACTGCCGCAGAGGCCGACAAGCACGCAGTACTTTATACAGCCGAACTTGGTAAAATATCCGCCATTTTCCCGGGTGCAAAGAAAATAAAAGCAAAGTTTGCTGCTGCAAGTGAGCCGATAACCCAAAGTCGCCTTATGGTTTATATGGCAAGGCCAAATGCAAGGCCAAAAGTTACAGCGGCAAAAATATCAAATGGGTTTTTAACTTTGCGCTTAAACTGGAAAAACTTTGCAGCCGCGCAGGCGTGCAGTGAGTTATTAGACGCATTAACACCGTACGATTCTCAAAACGAACAAAAATATGAACTGCTATTGCGTGCATGGACGCTTTTAGAAACCGCGCAAAACCCATGGAGAATATTTTCTTCATTCGCATTAAGGTTTTTAAAGCTATCGGGTTATAACTTTGTAGAGTTTATTAAAACTGGCAACTTAAAAATGAATAATCATGAGTTCAATGCTATTTGTACAATGGCAACTAAGTGCGGGCAAGATATAGATTGTTTGATAGATATTGATATATCGCTTGAGAACAAGGTTTTAGAGCACATAGATAGATATCTTGAGTTTCATGTATCGCGTCGTTTATCTTATAGAATGTTTGCAAACTTGTAAAACTAAACAAATTAGCCGTCATACCGGCGAAAGCCGGTATCCAGAAAATAGAATCAGTAATTAGTCGTCGTACAGGCAAAAGTCGGTATACAGAAAACAGAATCAGTAATTAGCCGTCATACCGGCGAAAGCCGGTATCCAGAAAATGGAATCAGTGTTGAGCTGGATTGCGGTTTTCACCGCAATGACATCAAATAATTATTTTATGCTTAATCAATAATAAATGAAAAAGGAATAAAAAAATGAATTTTCAAGAAATAGTTATGACGCTAAATGTGTTTTGGGCAAAAAGGGGATGTTTGCTTTGGCAACCATATGATTTAGAAAAAGGTGCCGGCACATTTAACCCTGGCACATTTTTAAAATGCCTTGGCCCAAAGCCATGGTCAGCCGCTTATGTGGAACCGTCTCGCAGGCCTACCGATGGCAGATACGGTGAAAACCCAAACCGTCTTCAGCATTACTATCAATATCAGGTAATTATAAAACCAGCACCGAAAGATATACAAAAACTTTATTTGGCAAGTTTAAAAGCAATTGGTTTAGACCCAAAAAAACACGACATTCGTTTTGTAGAGGACGATTGGGAGTCACCTACCCTTGGTGCAGGGGGGCTTGGCTGG
The genomic region above belongs to Endomicrobiales bacterium and contains:
- the aspS gene encoding aspartate--tRNA ligase, which gives rise to MKRTHYCGNVVEKFISENVIVFGWVHSRRDHGGVIFIDLRDRTGVVQVVFGPDQKEIFANAEKIRSEFVLKVCGVVRQRPAGTINPNIPSGSVEIVCSELEVINTCPSLPFEISDYTETSEELRLKYRYLDLRRPAVQKNFILRHKITHAARNFLNENGFIEIETPMLTKSTPEGARDFLVPARQSPGMYFALPQSPQLYKQILMVSGFDRYYQVARCFRDEDLRADRQPEFTQIDLELSFADEKDIMKIIEGMLKVIFDVVGISITTPFPLMPYAHAMLRYGSDKPDIRFDMEIEDFTQDLANCGFKVFSSVVQSGGVVRGICFEGGAKASRSDIEELTKFVANFGARGLAWIKHTEAGYESSIVKFFTPDDLVRISNKFNSKPGSLWLFLADNQSIVAQGLGALRIKIAKENAMIPPGRFDFLWVTDFPLLEWDSEEKRWNAMHHPFTSPKEEDFALLDDTSKGADLRARAYDVVLNGVELGGGSIRIHRKEIQEKMFSLINTTPQQAKEKFGFLLDALSYGAPPHGGIALGLDRLCALIAGEESIREVIAFPKTQKGSCPLSGAPALVSEKQLKELGIKPVSIIKNNGS
- a CDS encoding PhoH family protein, with the protein product MVTKKIYLKSSAQAISLMGQQDENIRKIERDFGVQIFVRQSAQSGEFSLVVRGPDKKVERALGELDEMRNQNETLPNSILGNKKNTAVSCNTKEEIFITFQGRKILPRSNNQKKYVDAIASYDMVFGIGPAGSGKTYLAVACALRALAVGSVSRIVLTKPVVEAGERLGFLPGDLYDKINPYLKPLYDAFLSMIGSERFRFYREEETVEIVPLAYMRGRTLDNAFLILDEAQNTTLEQMKMFLTRMGTGSKIIVTGDITQIDLENKNNCGLVEAQKLFSKINDIKFIHFQQDDIVRHPLVKKIIMAYGSDNKNIGGKNVQ
- a CDS encoding HDIG domain-containing protein translates to MFNKYFRTPLKKILSAFLHTLEKTESSQTLRGQEKSIWNKEINLPPALVAFLCILVFFIVLLFAVGFSFAKIAALVILLTLIVSFILFYLFADNRDFLADADGVMLLGFLFIVAALLMQLFKNWNASLATPIAGFAVLFGMLLSRRIALLSAALLSIVMGIINSFSMEYFLVSIFGSLAGIVFVDKIRSRNDITKLGIKIASVNIVAITAIHLFFLWPIHTYEMNCLWGALNGFASAIMVLAFLPYLESFFSKTTKIKLLELADFNHPLLRRLMLEAPGTYHHSLMVASIAEQAAEAIGANSLLARVGSYYHDIGKLAKPEYFIENANKSQNPHDSLSAAMSSLVIIAHIKDGFALAQKHKLDKVITDLIVQHHGTSLVRFFYHRALEQDEQANIENFRYKGIKPQTKVAAILMLADSVEAASRSLEDYSAGKLKDIVETIVNNKFTDGQFSQCPITLQDLHNISQSMLVSLSGIYHTRISYEKD
- the ybeY gene encoding rRNA maturation RNase YbeY → MFANFPKEHLKILRFASVLAVNACGIKANDICFVLVDDKKIKSLNKKYIKSNKITDVISFSYNTEAIEGDIYIASGRSKKQAQWQAHSWRNELIYLVLHGVLHLAGYTDYSPSQKKKMFTLQDKLFAKIVK
- a CDS encoding hemolysin family protein — its product is MLSPLISVLIFVFLLFLFAASAFWSAAETALASLSKYRIKKLIALNKILAGPLSQWLKSPYYILTTVLVGNTVNDLVLSYMATILAINMLLSVSGGLKREVLEFFVWLLVTFLLLIIGEIAPKIYGRRNPEKVTLSVLPVLARLVALFRPVFDPLIACARKFFPKLNIMPFSKFNFLSIEEIRGLIKQTDTTKALGNEASTMLDRALLLGDMAVAVIMTPLEKIESVKADLPEERFIDLVVETGRSRIPVYKGTPDKIIGFIHSKDMLAECRLNKKGSCIDELLRPPYFITAEKKVYDLLNDFQTGKTHIAFVKDVFGVVCGMVTLEDVLEEIVGDILDEAELGRRNSGNTAVSKN
- a CDS encoding hemolysin family protein, whose product is MEILLLVKIKLILFVLSILSIAYFAGAEIALTSTNALTFSALKNKHPRNKRWILLWEEHPNEILASILIGTNLSMVGAAVVGSSIALDLSAPGGLKLSYEVIAFIASIVVITITLFFGELIPKIASRYFPERVSLLVLPILGPMNRVVYPISRFLIRISEKLIWLFDRKKSHETPFIRPEELKVLLLNDETLPLSNPARNIISNIIDFRQTRISKIMVPRTEIQAVDLNQSAENVIEQIIEKGFSRIPVYRGSIDNIVGIIYSKDVILAWRDGTLFLLEDLLRPVYFVPSSAKIDHVLREFKKGHQHMAIVVDEFGSTVGLATIEDIVEEIVGEIWDESDDVRAKGIFSMPDNSYLIKATETLSKVNRELKLSLPSQEFATMSGWVLDLFGKIPHPGEKVIWGELEVEIIDADKRKVREIQIKKIENKNSKII
- the recO gene encoding DNA repair protein RecO; the encoded protein is MYYNINALVLNTKTAAEADKHAVLYTAELGKISAIFPGAKKIKAKFAAASEPITQSRLMVYMARPNARPKVTAAKISNGFLTLRLNWKNFAAAQACSELLDALTPYDSQNEQKYELLLRAWTLLETAQNPWRIFSSFALRFLKLSGYNFVEFIKTGNLKMNNHEFNAICTMATKCGQDIDCLIDIDISLENKVLEHIDRYLEFHVSRRLSYRMFANL